A single Danio aesculapii chromosome 19, fDanAes4.1, whole genome shotgun sequence DNA region contains:
- the ppp1r11 gene encoding E3 ubiquitin-protein ligase PPP1R11, translating into MAEVPGTSSETITETVQTGTPPPPQQEGRSLTIKLRKRKTEKKVEWSSDTVDNEHLGRRSSKCCCIYEKPRQFGESSSESEGDDEEGCGSAHCILGHGRRGHGQREGGGTTVPPSSGGTNPH; encoded by the exons ATGGCGGAGGTTCCAGGTACATCGAGTGAGACGATAACGGAGACCGTTCAGACGGGCACACCGCCTCCACCCCAGCAG GAGGGCAGAAGCCTGACCATCAAGCTCAGGAAAAGGAAGACGGAGAAGAAAGTGGAGTGGTCCAGTGACACGGTGGACAATGAGCATCTCGGCCGGCGGTCCTCAAAGT GTTGCTGCATTTACGAGAAGCCTCGACAGTTTGGGGAATCTTCCTCGGAAAGTGAGGGCGATGACGAGGAGGGTTGCGGGAGCGcacattgcattctgggacatgGGAGAAGAGGCCATGGACAAAGGGAGGGTGGAGGGACCACAGTGCCACCTAGTTCTGGGGGAACAAACCCTCATTAG